Below is a window of Stygiolobus azoricus DNA.
GTCATAAGTCTCTTGAATAAGACCAGCACTCTTTAGCTTGTTCACGTGATACCTAGCGGCGCTTACTGAGGAGAAACCTAAGTCTTCTTGTATCTGTTTCAAGGTAACACCGTTTCTATTCGTCAGTATATAATAATAGACTTTCTTCGTAGATTGTCGCAGATCTAATTGCATATTATCAATTACTACTAATGTTAAATAAACTTTTCCAACGTTCACATTGGAATAGATATATAAAGTATTTCAAGCAATCTATCATTCGTGAATAAAGTATTAGTAGCGACAATCGCAGGGGTATTATTTTCGCTGGGTATTGCATTTGCGGTGATCTATGTAACTACTTACCTAATGATTTCTCCTCACTCCAATAAGCCTTCCCAAGTGCAGACTAATGCGGGAAATACGACTGAGCTAAAACCTTACGTATTCGACGTTAACGTTAGCCAACCGGATTTTGAAGTAGAACAAGCAATAATAGGGGAAATAAGAAATAATATAACTCTCGTTCAAGTCCCCTCGTCTATAGAGAACTATACTTCTGAAATTAGTAATGGAATTGCCCCAATAAACACATCATTCGACTTTGCTTCTGTAGAATCTCGGTACTCAACCGTATTCTATGTAGTACCTAATCTTATTGAGGCAACCCCGAACTCCACTGTACACTTTTATCTTTACTTGAACATGTCTTACTATAACGATCCCGTTTACACATATTATATTTACGGTGTCACTAAGAACGTTTCAGTAACCTTCTTGAAAAACGTATCAGGTTTTGGAGAATACCAGGTCAATATTACTCTCGGTAACGTGAAGCCTGGAACTGTAATATTCCTGCCAGTATGGGACATTCACGGGTACGAAATAGAATATATAATTATATGGGTTGTCCCAGCTAACTTACACAACGTGTAAGGCTCAGCGCATGAATGGTTCCTCATCACTCGGTTGTCCCAGTTTTCTCTTCATCGCTTTTTATCCACTCATTGTTCGTTCCCGCTAGCCGACATCACATCTCAGCGAGGGAGACCAAGATCACTCATTTTGGTGTAACTTATTAAATTCTTCCAGGAAGTCATCCACGAATTTTTTCTCTCCTAGTACTGTTATATCATCAACTTTAGGGTCGTAATATTTCTCTATAATCCTTATTATTGAAGTCATAGAGTTAGGAAGTATTTCAACGACCTCGCCTCCCTCGAGCTTATCTGTCTCATATATAGCAAATGATTGATTTTTATACACGACAACTTTAAGGATAGCGATAACCTTTCCGTCCTCTACTTTCTTATAAACGTTAACATTTCCTATAGGTTCACCTAGCCCATGGCGGACGTATTCAGCATACTTAAGCATAACTTAATTTACTCCCGAGAAGTTTAAATTCTGTGGACTACCTCAAGGACTTGTTTGAATTCCTCAAGATAGACACTACATCGGCTAAAGGAAAAGGAGAAGAAGGGGCGAGATTTCTCGTCGATTACATGAAAGAAAATGGTATCGAGGCAGAGTTAATACAACATAAATCTAAGAACCCTTACGTTTACGGAGAAATAAACGTGGGAGCCTCAAAAACTCTCCTAATTTACAACCACTACGACGTCCAACCGGTAGAACCGTTAGACAAGTGGAACACAGACCCGTTCAACCCCGTTATTAAAGATAATAAAATCTATGCAAGAGGGGTAGGTGACGATAAAGGATCACTCCTCGCAAGGTTACAAGCTATAATAGACCTGATGAAAGAGAATAAACTAAAAATAAACATTAAATTTCTATACGAAGGAGAGGAAGAGATCGGAAGTCCTAATATGGAGGATTTCCTAAAGGACTATCACGAGAAGTTTAAGGCTGACTACATACTATGGGAAGGTTCAGGTAGGGCTCCTAACAACGCCCCTCAAATAGTCTTAGGAGTTAAGGGCTTGTTGTATGTGGAGTTGAGAAAAAAGACTCCTAAAGACCTCCATTCTATGTATGCACCGATTGCAGAGAATCCAGTATGGGATCTAGTCTACGTGCTGAGGTCATTAAGAGACGAGAGCGGAAGAGTCTTAATCCCTCACTTTTACGATAAAGTAAAGAAGTTAACAGAGGAAGAGAAGAGGTATCTCAACATAGACGAGCGCTATCTAGAACAAGCAATAGAACAGAAAGTTCAGGAGGGAGGAATGTTGAGACTGGTAGAGGAACCAACATGTAACATAGCAGGGATTTATGGAGGGTATACTGGAGAGGGTTCTAAAACTGTAATACCCTCTTATTCCTTCGTTAAGATAGACTTCAGGTTGGTCCCAGATCAAGATCCTGAGGAAGTTCTGAAACTACTGAAAGAGTATATAGCTCCTTACGGGATTGAAATCGTAAAGTATGGCTCCGTAAGACCTTACAGAACGTCGATAAACAGTGAGATAGCAAGGGCTTTAATAAACTCAGCAAAAAGAGTGTATGGTGTTGAACCCATTGTGTTACCTAACAGTCCAGGTACCGGGCCTATGGAAATGATCAGTAGGCACTTGAACATTAAACAAATAGCTGATGGGGTCGGAGTAGATAACTACGGTTCTAATATTCACTCCTTTAATGAGAACATATACGTAGACGATTATAAACTGGGAATGATGTGGATGAAAGAGTTACTAGCGGAGTTGAGCCGTTAAATGCTCTGGTTAGTACTTACCACGGGAAAATGCAACCTCACATGTGACTACTGTGGTGGCTCATTCCCTAAGGAGATTGTACCGTGGGGAGTTAAGTATGATATAAATAAGCTCAAGGTAAACATTGAAAGGGACCCCAACGCGACTGTGATATTCTATGGTGGAGAACCGTTAATGAATCCTAAGTTTATAATTCAGGTAATGGATAATGTTAGGGCCAAAAGGTGGGGTATACAAACTAACGGGATAGCCGTAAGATTACTTCCTGAAATTTACTGGAGAAGAATGAACGTGGCCCTGCTCTCTATAGACGGGAGGGAAGAAGTCACAGACAAGCACAGAGGGAAGGGAGTATATAAGATAGTAGTTAAGCACGCATCTTATCTCAAAAAATTAGGAGTTGAGACAATAGCTAGGATGGCAGTGACTCAGGATGCCGACATCTACGAAGAGGTGATGCACTTGTTGTCACTAGGTGTCTTTGACAAAGTCCACTGGC
It encodes the following:
- a CDS encoding M20/M25/M40 family metallo-hydrolase, giving the protein MDYLKDLFEFLKIDTTSAKGKGEEGARFLVDYMKENGIEAELIQHKSKNPYVYGEINVGASKTLLIYNHYDVQPVEPLDKWNTDPFNPVIKDNKIYARGVGDDKGSLLARLQAIIDLMKENKLKINIKFLYEGEEEIGSPNMEDFLKDYHEKFKADYILWEGSGRAPNNAPQIVLGVKGLLYVELRKKTPKDLHSMYAPIAENPVWDLVYVLRSLRDESGRVLIPHFYDKVKKLTEEEKRYLNIDERYLEQAIEQKVQEGGMLRLVEEPTCNIAGIYGGYTGEGSKTVIPSYSFVKIDFRLVPDQDPEEVLKLLKEYIAPYGIEIVKYGSVRPYRTSINSEIARALINSAKRVYGVEPIVLPNSPGTGPMEMISRHLNIKQIADGVGVDNYGSNIHSFNENIYVDDYKLGMMWMKELLAELSR